The following are encoded in a window of Campylobacter concisus genomic DNA:
- a CDS encoding disulfide bond formation protein DsbA, giving the protein MVIAIDLGSNTFRVALVKKEQNGFSNEQNYEKIVGAARGLNESGKIADESKNRLFEAISEAKSKFDFDKFKCVAVATEAFRVASNSEEIFSEIREKFGINFHLISGKAEAKLTFLGVQNAFKKLGISENFSVIDIGGASSEIGEDENFMSFKFGIITFFEKFKTLDLMQENAKFYTKDAREFLNSLKNKFIVLTSGVPTTIAALRLGLNYENYDPKKVSGFELRDDDLAWFVDELLKMDDKSANVAVGRNRKYPLIAGTLLLEELLIGQEAKFLVIDDGLREGVGVAYLQGKFQEIITNF; this is encoded by the coding sequence TTGGTTATAGCGATAGATCTTGGCTCAAACACATTTCGCGTAGCGCTTGTCAAAAAAGAACAAAATGGCTTTAGTAATGAGCAAAATTATGAAAAGATAGTTGGAGCTGCAAGGGGCTTAAATGAAAGTGGCAAGATAGCAGATGAGTCTAAAAATAGGCTCTTTGAAGCGATATCGGAGGCTAAAAGTAAATTTGACTTTGATAAATTTAAATGCGTAGCAGTCGCAACTGAGGCTTTTAGGGTAGCGTCAAATAGCGAGGAAATTTTTAGTGAGATACGAGAGAAATTTGGTATAAATTTTCACCTAATAAGTGGTAAAGCAGAAGCAAAGCTTACATTTTTGGGTGTTCAAAATGCTTTTAAAAAGCTTGGAATCAGTGAAAATTTTAGTGTTATTGACATCGGTGGAGCAAGCTCAGAGATCGGTGAAGATGAAAATTTTATGAGTTTTAAATTTGGCATTATTACATTTTTTGAAAAATTTAAAACACTTGATTTAATGCAAGAAAATGCAAAATTTTATACAAAAGATGCAAGAGAATTTTTAAATAGCTTAAAAAATAAATTTATCGTGCTGACTTCTGGCGTACCAACTACTATCGCAGCGCTACGACTAGGACTTAACTACGAGAACTATGATCCAAAAAAAGTAAGCGGATTTGAGCTTAGAGATGATGATCTTGCTTGGTTTGTGGATGAGCTTTTAAAGATGGACGATAAGAGCGCTAATGTGGCGGTTGGAAGAAACAGAAAGTATCCGCTCATCGCTGGAACGCTGCTTTTAGAGGAGCTTTTAATCGGGCAAGAAGCAAAATTTTTAGTTATTGACGATGGGCTTAGAGAGGGTGTTGGGGTGGCTTATCTGCAAGGAAAATTTCAAGAAATTATCACAAATTTTTAG
- a CDS encoding GatB/YqeY domain-containing protein, translating to MSIREQILADIKEAMKAKDEFKRDTLRTLNAALKQVEVDQRIEMTDEVVLPLLQKEIKKRADSVELYIKGAREDLAKKEQGEIELIKAYLPAQLSDEELKEKIKKIIERVGKNLGAVMKMAKDEIGASAEAKRISMIAKELLA from the coding sequence ATGAGTATAAGAGAGCAAATTTTAGCTGATATAAAAGAGGCTATGAAGGCAAAAGATGAGTTTAAAAGAGATACTTTAAGAACGCTAAATGCAGCACTTAAGCAAGTTGAAGTCGATCAAAGGATCGAAATGACTGATGAAGTGGTACTTCCACTACTTCAAAAGGAGATCAAAAAGAGGGCTGACTCGGTTGAGCTTTATATAAAAGGTGCTAGAGAGGATTTGGCTAAAAAAGAGCAGGGCGAGATTGAGCTTATTAAGGCATATTTGCCAGCGCAACTAAGCGATGAAGAGCTTAAAGAGAAAATAAAAAAGATCATTGAAAGAGTTGGTAAAAATTTAGGCGCTGTAATGAAAATGGCAAAAGATGAGATTGGAGCGAGTGCTGAGGCAAAACGCATAAGCATGATCGCAAAAGAGCTTTTGGCTTAA
- a CDS encoding inorganic phosphate transporter codes for MLRDNLLAFVIFAICSVGFFVWGYQYIPTNNYFLFLIAGMFGLFMAFNIGGNDVANSFGTSVGAKTLTLKQALIIAAIFELSGAIFAGSEVTNTIRNEIVKFPSDLNPMKFVIIMISALLSSGLWLFYASKKGLPVSTTHSIVGGIVGAGLAMGFMIKDPEPFSMVSWSEIGRIAVSWVISPLLGGVMSYVIFGYVKSKIIEPTHELKMNLKALKAERKAYKESFIKALKTKPAEEQIATLSKIAVIDEDEIETTEYSEYRSKIRIMKDSEKEIDTFKAMKKHIPIIAGFAAMVISSMMLFKGLEHINLAFSIIQTIWIIFVIGALAYLASLAIINVMSKNDSEKSINRIFSWFQIFTASSFAFSHGANDIANAVGPFAAVLDVLKTGSINESSPIPSIAMVTFGISLVVGLWFLGKEVITTIGSKLAEILPTTGFSAELASSIVILLATKLGIPVSSTHILIGAVLGIGIVNKNANWKMVRPIILAWLITLPAAAISSAIFYFALAKLLGV; via the coding sequence TTGCTTCGAGATAACTTATTGGCATTTGTTATTTTTGCAATTTGTAGCGTTGGATTTTTCGTTTGGGGCTATCAATACATCCCGACAAATAACTACTTTTTATTTTTAATCGCTGGCATGTTTGGTCTTTTTATGGCCTTTAATATCGGTGGAAATGACGTTGCAAACAGCTTTGGCACAAGTGTTGGCGCTAAGACTCTTACGCTTAAGCAAGCTCTCATCATCGCAGCCATTTTTGAGCTTAGTGGTGCGATATTTGCAGGATCAGAGGTTACAAATACGATTAGAAACGAGATCGTAAAATTTCCAAGCGATCTAAACCCGATGAAATTTGTCATCATCATGATCTCAGCCCTTCTTAGCTCTGGGCTTTGGCTCTTTTATGCGTCTAAAAAAGGTCTACCAGTCTCGACCACTCACTCGATCGTTGGTGGCATCGTTGGTGCAGGACTTGCTATGGGTTTTATGATAAAAGATCCAGAACCATTTAGCATGGTCTCATGGAGTGAGATCGGTAGAATTGCCGTAAGTTGGGTCATTTCGCCACTGCTTGGCGGCGTGATGTCTTACGTTATATTTGGCTACGTAAAAAGCAAGATTATAGAACCAACACATGAACTTAAAATGAATCTAAAAGCGCTAAAGGCTGAGAGAAAAGCATATAAAGAAAGCTTCATAAAAGCACTAAAAACAAAGCCGGCTGAGGAGCAGATAGCTACTCTTTCAAAGATCGCAGTTATCGATGAGGACGAGATCGAAACCACTGAATACAGCGAGTATCGCTCAAAAATCCGCATTATGAAAGATAGTGAAAAAGAGATAGATACCTTTAAAGCGATGAAAAAGCATATCCCGATCATCGCTGGATTTGCCGCGATGGTGATCTCGTCGATGATGCTTTTTAAAGGGCTGGAGCATATAAATTTAGCCTTTAGTATCATCCAAACCATCTGGATCATCTTCGTCATCGGAGCTCTAGCATATCTTGCAAGCCTTGCTATTATAAACGTCATGAGCAAAAACGATAGCGAAAAGAGTATCAATAGAATTTTCTCATGGTTTCAAATTTTTACCGCTTCATCTTTTGCATTTTCACATGGTGCAAACGATATCGCAAACGCAGTTGGACCATTTGCAGCCGTACTTGACGTGCTAAAAACTGGCTCTATAAATGAAAGCTCACCCATACCAAGCATCGCAATGGTAACCTTTGGAATTTCGCTTGTCGTTGGACTTTGGTTTTTAGGCAAAGAGGTGATCACTACTATCGGCTCAAAACTAGCTGAAATTTTACCTACGACCGGCTTTAGCGCTGAGCTTGCCTCAAGTATCGTCATACTTCTAGCCACAAAGCTTGGCATACCAGTTAGCTCGACTCATATCCTAATAGGCGCAGTTTTAGGCATCGGCATCGTAAATAAAAATGCAAACTGGAAAATGGTAAGACCAATCATTCTTGCTTGGCTCATCACGCTTCCAGCAGCTGCTATCTCATCAGCTATATTTTATTTTGCCCTTGCTAAATTACTAGGCGTTTAG